The following are encoded together in the Triticum dicoccoides isolate Atlit2015 ecotype Zavitan chromosome 6B, WEW_v2.0, whole genome shotgun sequence genome:
- the LOC119324062 gene encoding uncharacterized protein LOC119324062 — protein MAAVPSSSSSSTRPSLPQLPNGEGDEPPNWVLLDILGYIAECPNATFAESSTSSGHRIQVSFYTARPPNVSHFCVHCPGVKPSEYLMAPKVISAEANLILFCLSVTPYACFNPRYRDYFLYRAHPRNPSLDLLPHPYPNSFGDQEVALLSFDGDGDEYAVAALTSRCDTVALEEDDTLNETEFDLHLYRSSKAQEGWTSKVLSVAQPRRDILCPVDRGLYHETTKVIVLGRGSLAMVGWVDLWRGILVCNVLQENPVLHDILLPPPARGNWALYHKCRPYIIRDVTVSLLKDSIKYIEMEVCPPVVDPGDPPASYANWFRQKPREWQCRTPCVGWRATTWILSISNVTSAKWNINCTFDIADVTVDPMHSELLPKPSSINDNPSEASLQCLVIGFPTMSMDEDVVYMLSKACPMGSMEVVIAIDMKKKKVQGVAKLVTGKDFTYTRNCTSEVSKYLSEDKAQVKLDEQT, from the exons ATGGCAGCCGtaccctcctcctcgtcgtcgtcgactcgcccGAGTCTGCCTCAACTCCCCAATGGAGAAGGCGACGAGCCTCCAAACTGGGTTCTCCTCGACATCCTGGGCTACATCGCTGAATGCCCCAACGCAACCTTCGCCGAGAGCTCCACCAGCAGCGGCCATCGCATCCAAGTATCCTTCTACACCGCCCGCCCGCCTAACGTCTCCCACTTCTGTGTCCACTGCCCAGGTGTTAAACCATCAGAATATCTTATGGCTCCCAAGGTCATCAGCGCAGAGGCCAATCTCATCCTCTTCTGCCTTTCTGTGACCCCCTACGCCTGCTTCAATCCGCGTTAccgcgactacttcctctacagggCGCACCCACGGAACCCATCACTGGACCTTCTTCCGCATCCGTACCCCAACTCCTTCGGCGACCAGGAGGTCGCCCTTCTGAGcttcgacggcgacggcgacgagtacGCCGTCGCTGCTCTCACAAGCAGGTGCGACACCGTGGCTCTCGAGGAGGATGACACGCTCAACGAGACGGAGTTCGATCTCCATCTGTACCGCTCCTCCAAAGCTCAGGAGGGGTGGACCTCCAAGGTGCTGTCGGTGGCACAGCCACGGAGGGACATTCTGTGCCCTGTGGATCGAGGCCTGTATCATGAGACCACGAAGGTGATCGTCCTAGGGCGTGGCAGCCTAGCCATGGTAGGCTGGGTTGACCTCTGGCGTGGCATCCTCGTCTGCAATGTGCTCCAGGAGAATCCCGTTCTCCATGACATACTGTTGCCGCCACCGGCGAGGGGTAACTGGGCACTCTACCACAAATGCCGCCCGTACATCATTCGGGACGTCACCGTCAGCTTGCTCAAAGATTCCATCAAGTACATTGAGATGGAAGTTTGCCCACCGGTTGTTGACCCTGGCGACCCTCCTGCGTCCTATGCTAACTGGTTTCGTCAAAAGCCTCGTGAATGGCAGTGCAGAACGCCTTGTGTAGGCTGGAGAGCCACCACATGGATCCTATCGATCTCAAATGTTACATCTGCAAAGTGGAACATTAACTGCACCTTTGATATTGCTGATGTCACTGTCGACCCAATGCATTCTGAGCTGCTGCCTAAGCCGAGCAGCATCAACGACAATCCCAGTGAAGCATCATTGCAGTGCCTCGTCATTGGTTTTCCCACCATGAGCATGGATGAGGATGTTGTCTACATGCTGTCTAAGGCCTGCCCCATGGGTTCGATGGAAGTTGTGATTGCTATtgacatgaagaagaagaaggtgcAAGGAGTTGCGAAGCTTGTTACCGGAAAAGACTTCACTTATACGCGTAACTGCACCAGTGAAGTCTCCAAATATCTTAGTGAAGACAAG GCACAAGTTAAGCTTGATGAGCAGACATAA